The following DNA comes from Gloeomargarita sp. SKYB120.
GTGCCCCATCTGCTGGCAACGGTGGAGGCGACGCTACAGGCGGGGTTGACCCTGGTGCAGTACCGGGACAAGGACGCGCCCGATGGCCAGCGCTACGAGATTGCCAAGCAACTGTGCGAGCTATGCCATCGCTACGGGGCGCTGTTTATCGTCAACGACCGGGTGGATATCGCTCTGGCGGTGGGTGCCGACGGCGTGCATCTGGGCCAGCAAGATATGCCCCTGCCGGTGGCGCGACAGTTGCTGGGGCCGGACCGCCTGCTGGGGTGTTCCACGACCAACCCCATCGAGTTGCAACGGGCCATTGAAGGAGGCGCTGATTACATCGGCGTGGGGCCGGTCTATGCCACCCCCACCAAAGCCGGGAAACCTCCCGCCGGTTGGGACTATGTAGCCCATGCTGCTCGCACCTGGCCCAAACCCTGGTTTGCCATCGGCGGGATTGACCTGCCCAATCTTGGGGAGGTACTAGCGGCGGGCGCACAACGGGTGGCGGTGGTGCGAGCCATCATGACAGCGGACGACCCTGGCGACGTCACCCGCACCTTTCTCCACAAACTCCGGCCATGAGTGCCCTCTGGCCAGCGGTGCAGCGCACCATTACCGAGGCTACCGGACAACCCTTTGCTGGGACACCGCGCGGCGGTGTGGGTGGGGGCTGCATCCACGCCAACCATGTACTCAGCGACGGCCAGCGGCAATTTTTTGTCAAGGTGAACCGGGCCAGCGCTCTAGCCATGTTCATTGCCGAAGCCGACGGGTTGAATGCCCTGGCCGCTACGGGCACGCTCAAGGTCCCCCAGGTCATCGGCTGGGGTGAAGTGGCAGACCAAGCCTATCTGGTGCTGGAATACTTGCCGTTGCAGCGCCGGGGGAACTGGTATCAGATGGGGCAACGACTGGCGCAACTCCATCGGCGAGGCCGCGGCGAACGCTACGGTTGGGAACGGGACAACTACATTGGCGCCACCCCCCAAAAAAACCACTGGCACACTGACTGGGCTACCTTTTTCTGCAGCCAACGCCTGGCGTACCAATTCCAACTGGCCGAACGGCGCGGCGGGCGCTTTCCTCAGGTGAACGCCTTTCTAGAGCGGGTGCATCAGCTCCTCAGCGACGTCGCTGTCGAACCCGCGCTGGTACATGGGGACCTGTGGGCGGGCAATGCCGCCTTTACCGCGACGGGCGAGCCGGTGATTTTCGACCCCGCCGTGTACTATGGACATCGGGAGGTGGACCTAGCCATGAGCGAACTGTTTGGGGGCTTCCCGGCGGAATTTTACCAAGGTTATCAAGCGGAATGGCCTCTCGCGCCTGGTTACACGCACCGCAAGGTTGTTTACAACCTTTACCACATTCTGAATCACTTCAACCTGTTCGGCGGCAGTTACCACGACCAGGCCCTGGCGATGATGGCGCACCTGCAGCGGTTGCCCCTATCCGGCGTCTGATTCGTACCTCAAAAGCGCCCGTTGGTTAGGGCCTTAGCTAGGAGGGTCTGGAGCTGGGGCTGGACGCGGTGCTGAGACGTGAGTACCAGACCCCCCAAGCTACTGTGACGGGAATCACCAGCTCTAACTGTCAAGACTTGTCGGCAGACGTCTAGGCCATGCTGAGTCTCACAAAACTTGACATAAGTTACGGATAGTTTTATTGACCAAAGATTGCAGATTTTCGATTGTATTTACCTGTAACTTATGCACCTTTTGCTTAATCAATCGGATTCAAATCTGGCAAATATCTAGGCAAATATATCAGTTCACACCCAGCCGCCCCCACCACTTGCTTGATGACCTTAGACCGATGGAAACTAGCATTGTCCAACATAATCTTTTTACCGGATCCAATGGCTGGTAGTAACCACTCACGTAACCAAGTTAAAACCACCTGTAAATTGCGGTTACCTATCCATGTCAATGGCTCGGTCAATCTCCCCAAGTAATAACCACCCATCATACTTACTCTTTTTTGCCATAAACTCTCTCCCCTTTTACACCCCAGCCATACGCATAAACCGCTCGCTGGTCAATGTCGGATGGGTCTATGTAAACGACTTCTTCCGGCTTCACATCCTTCATTCTCTCTAGATATGCCTGTCGCTCTTGCTCGTCTTGCTCTTGGTAGGATTCAGCGCCCTACAAATGGTCACACTAGCCGCCATTTCCTTCTGGGTCGGACTGAGATTGGCCTCGACGAACTTGCGAAATTTATGACTATGCCCCTTTTGGTAAGCAATCACCGGTTTCAGAGTAACGCGCGATACCCGATGTTGAACATCTGGCTCACTTCGACCAGTGTCGCACCCCCCACGACCGCTTCAATGGCCTTCTGACGCAGACCTGTGCTGTAAGGCATAGACATCGCTCCGTAACCGCTCAGTCTTATTCTACGTCAGACTGAATGTTTTTAGCTATAGTGGTTCAGTGAAAGACTTTTACCGGCGATAGGTCCTGGGAAAGCTATGCGGCGGTGAGACAGGTCGTGGAAGCGGCTGGGTGTCGATTGTAAATCCGATTGAGCAGGTGTGGTCTTGGCTAAAACGGTGGGTCAATAACCAAACGGAACCTACGTTCTCTCGTGGACAAAGCTGTCTGTCTTATATGTCAACCTTTGTTGGCTTAGCTATAGCATCCTGGACACTATAGCTAAGCACACAATGTTTGGCATGAGCTACAACTGGAGACCTTGACGCTTTTGCCTTGCTCGCTGTCCAAACACGCCAACTTAAATGTTTTCTGCTATAGCCTTTAGCTAACCGTTGAATCACTTGTCGTGGGTCGCAGGGCGCAGCCCCGTCGCCGGTTTTCACCTTGGCAAATGTAAACTTTTGTTACGGGTTTCGCAGGATAGGGTAGCTGGGCATATAACGAAGGCAGGCTCGGCATTTTGACAAGGCTCATGACACGGCTGCTGGGGCAACGAGTCTGTCTGGGAGTAACAGTAGCCCTGTTGCTAGGTATGGCAACTCCTGCTGTTGCTTCAGAGAGTGCTCCATTTTTGCAGATGCATCGCTGGCTGCAGCTGCTGGCTTTTGAACGCTTCCCTGTCCTGGGTGATAACCACGTCAACGACCTAGCCGGGATTTTTTCAGCACAGGAACGGGAACGCCTGCGGGAACAACTACTGGCGTTTTACCGCCGCACGGGCAAGCAAGTAATGGTAGTGACGATTCACTCGATTCGGGATTACTCCACTACAGACACCTTTGAGTCCTTCGCAACACGGTTGTTTAACCACCAGGGAATTGGCGACCGGCGGCGCAACGATGGAGTCATGGTACTGGTAGCGCCGGGAGACCGCAAGGTGCGCATTGAACTGGGAGCGGGTTATGGTCGCGCGTGGGACAGCCGGATGCAGCGCATCATTGATGACCAGATGTTGCCAGCCTTTCGCCAAGGAGACCTTGCGGGTGGAACCGCGAATGGGGTGAACACCCTGTTGCAGGTGTTAGCTCGGGAACCGGTGGTTGCGCGTAGGGAATCCCTAACGCCACCTAGCGCTACGGGTTCAGGCGTCTCAGCCCTTGTTTCTGGCTTCAGCACGCTCCTATTGCTGGGGGCGGGGGCGCGTTGGGATATGTGATCTGGGATGCCAAGCGGAGACGATGCACTCGTTGTGGCTCCAAGCGACTTCGCCAGGTCTCAGCCAGCCCAGAGGCCATCACAAACCGTCTCACCCGTGGACAACGCCGGGAACAGGAACTCGGCTCTATTCGATATGTGCTGATGGAATGCGCTGATTGTTCCCACGTCATGGTCGTGGGTAAGGAAACGTGGTTTTCTAACTATTCCCGTTGCCCCCGCTGCCGGCACAAGACCCTGA
Coding sequences within:
- a CDS encoding thiamine phosphate synthase; this translates as METTAKIHRILDANLDRAREGLRVLEEWYRLGLNELERAELCKHYRQELARWHRPEFRAARDTAHDVGTRLTHPQETARPDVQALLQANFARVQEALRVLEEYAKLVDGDMAQAMKQLRYRVYELEADAKGDERRWKLQQAYLYLITMPVPHLLATVEATLQAGLTLVQYRDKDAPDGQRYEIAKQLCELCHRYGALFIVNDRVDIALAVGADGVHLGQQDMPLPVARQLLGPDRLLGCSTTNPIELQRAIEGGADYIGVGPVYATPTKAGKPPAGWDYVAHAARTWPKPWFAIGGIDLPNLGEVLAAGAQRVAVVRAIMTADDPGDVTRTFLHKLRP
- a CDS encoding fructosamine kinase family protein, with protein sequence MSALWPAVQRTITEATGQPFAGTPRGGVGGGCIHANHVLSDGQRQFFVKVNRASALAMFIAEADGLNALAATGTLKVPQVIGWGEVADQAYLVLEYLPLQRRGNWYQMGQRLAQLHRRGRGERYGWERDNYIGATPQKNHWHTDWATFFCSQRLAYQFQLAERRGGRFPQVNAFLERVHQLLSDVAVEPALVHGDLWAGNAAFTATGEPVIFDPAVYYGHREVDLAMSELFGGFPAEFYQGYQAEWPLAPGYTHRKVVYNLYHILNHFNLFGGSYHDQALAMMAHLQRLPLSGV
- a CDS encoding transposase, with the translated sequence MPYSTGLRQKAIEAVVGGATLVEVSQMFNIGYRALL
- a CDS encoding TPM domain-containing protein, whose amino-acid sequence is MTRLLGQRVCLGVTVALLLGMATPAVASESAPFLQMHRWLQLLAFERFPVLGDNHVNDLAGIFSAQERERLREQLLAFYRRTGKQVMVVTIHSIRDYSTTDTFESFATRLFNHQGIGDRRRNDGVMVLVAPGDRKVRIELGAGYGRAWDSRMQRIIDDQMLPAFRQGDLAGGTANGVNTLLQVLAREPVVARRESLTPPSATGSGVSALVSGFSTLLLLGAGARWDM